The following nucleotide sequence is from Trifolium pratense cultivar HEN17-A07 linkage group LG2, ARS_RC_1.1, whole genome shotgun sequence.
GTGATTGTGTCAGTGTAAATGGCGAAAACTtgaaaagctaaaaaaaaaaaaaaaagacactgCAAAATCTAAACAATTGaacagtttaaaaaaaaaaatcatcaccgcgttttttttcccttttttgttACGTCATTTTCTTCTCCGACGACACTATGAATCGTTTAGGGTTCAAAACTGAAGTGTTTGAAGGCGACGTGCGTTTAGGCGAACTTGATTATTTTCCTGTAACCGCTTTTCAGAACTTCCGATTTCCGAACAACGAGATTCGCATCCACCATAGAACTTACCGTAGTGAACGTTGTCCTCCTCTTTCCATTCTTCAATCGATTTCCGCTTTCAATGTTCGATGTAAACTCGATTCCTCACTTTCCGTTGAACAACCGCTTTTAATCAACCTTCACGCTTCTTGTTTTCATGAAATGAAGGTGAAGAATGATGATAACAAACTGAAAATCTTCATTTCGAATTTGATTATTCATTattggttattattattatgatttttacTTGAATTGTTCTGATTTTGgaaatttgatttgaaattgtGCGTTTTAGACTGCGGTGGCTGTGGTTGGGGATGAGGAGCTTCATCTGGTGGCCATGCCGAGTAAGAGGAAGAAGTTTCCGTGTTTTTGGTGTTATGCTGTTCCTGTGGGACTTTATGATGCCTGTATGGGGATGTTGAATTTGAGGTGTCTTTCAATTGTGTTTGATTTGGATGAGACTTTGATTGTTGCGAACACCATGAAGTCGTTTGAGGATAGGATTGAGGCGTTGAGGTGTTGGCTTTTGAGGGAGAGTGATCCGTTGAGGGTGCAAGGTATGTCTGGTGAGCTGAAGCGTTATTTGGAGGATAGGTTGTTGTTGAAGCAGTTTATTGAGATGGATTCTGTGGTTGATAGCAATGGGAAGTTGTATCAGGTTCAGATGGAGGAAGTTCCGTCTTTGTCTGAACAGAAAGTTCTTCGCCCTGTTGTTCGGTTGCAAGATAGGAATATTGTTCTTACTCGAATCAATCCTGAGGTTTATATTTCTAGTCTCTCAATTGAATATTATATTTGTCTATTTGTGTGTGAGTGTGAGTTTTGTTTAATATGATTTGTGGTTAATTGTTTTTGATTTATGGATGGAGTGTGATTGATGGTAACTTGAGAGTGCTTGTTAATGATTTAAGATCCAGATTCAATAAATTGACAAAAGCTTGCTGCGATTCGTTTGATAGTAGATGGTTAGGACTTAGGAATTGATATTGTTTTGTGAAGCACACTAACACCGGACACAACACTGATACTAACATGTCTTCTttattaatttgagaaaatgaaagtaaTTTATTGTAACCACACACATGCGGCGATGTTGTATTGGTTTCAGACACTAGACACACTTCAATATGAAGTAAGTTTTGGCACCACATAGATAATGCTTAATGACAAGGAATGAAAGTAGAACTAGGTACATAGTGGATTTATTCGATCTGAAGTGGGGTAGTACATAGATAATGCTTAATGATAAGAATGAAAGTAGATCTAGGTACACGAATGGACTTATATATAATGAATCTTTTGCAAAGAACACCTTTCTTTCATGTCAATTCATATTTATAGTTGCTTATATCTAGCACAAATGGCCAGATTTCAGATGTGAGACTGAGTGCTTCCCTTATcctcaaacaaaagaaataactgttatttttttttcatgccCCTCTTGCACTTGTTTTCGGGTCGAATGGGgcaaattttttatgtttatgatCTGTATCAGTATAGGGTCAAATGGGTCTCCACTCTCCACTTTCCTAAATAAACATCTTTGACCTTTGTGTCTTGCATAATTCCTTGGGGCACATGTTGTTTTTGACTTATTCATTCCTGCTTTTACTCAGATATTTGGGTTTACTTTTCAAAGCTTTGGATCATAAGACAAGTATTTTATGCTGTTACTTTTGGCCGTATAAGAAATGCATTGTTACCAATGCAAAAGTGAAACTTAGGAATAACTTGTTTTTCTGGCATTTTGTATTTAGGGCGATTGGTCATTTAAGGGTTTTGGGGTTATATATGTTgtttcaaatttgatttttgtttgtttattttaatttttgcttgTACGACTTTTTGGCCTGTAGCAGCTTCATATGTGTTCAAAGTATAATTTATAAGTGCCATTGTTGAATGATGAGGGCTAGTTTGCTAGTATATGTTAGTGTTATGTTTGTGGGTGGGGATCTGAGGCATTAAGTCTTAATGAATTTATATGCTTACAATTTACTTGGGTGGCCATTTTTCAAATCTAAttcattttgtttaattttccaGTAATTTAGCATATTTCTTCCTCCTCCTCTTGAGAGTTAATAGATTTAAATGTAAAACCGACAATTTTCTATGAATTTGTTTATATGCATTGTAATTGCATTTAATTGGTGTAGCTGTGTTTGGCATCATTTTGGTATGCCTATGATTGATTCTCAATTATTACTACTTCAAATAGATTCGGGATACTAGTGTACTAGTGAAGTTACGGCCTGCTTGGGAAGATTTAAGATGCTATTTAACTGCAAAAGGACGAAAGCGGTTTGAAGTGTATGTTTGTACTATGGCTGAAAGAGATTATGCTTTGGAAATGTGGAGGCTTCTTGACCCAGGGGCACATCTTATAGGTTCAAAGCAAGTATTTGATCGTGTTATTTGTGTTAAATCAGGTACGACTCATATTGTGTCTTTAGTGTGTGTACCTTCCTCAATGCTTTTTAGATGATTTGGAGttgagcttttttttttaacaagcatTTGGAGTTGAGCTTGTATTGAAACCTTATCAACATTTTGAATACAATTTTTTCTATGGGGTTTTGTTGATTCTTGTAGCAAATACAAGTTGTGCAAGTTTGTTGTTCTAGGCTTCTAGCTACCATGTTTTATTATGTAGTGTTGTTATTCTTATAatggttaatttatttttgctgTTGTTTGTGTCCTTATGGAGTAATTTGCAGGCTCCAGAAAATCTTTACTAAATGTTTTTCACGATGGTATGTGCCATCCAAAAATGGCAATGGTGATTGATGACCGTTCAAAGGTTTGGGAGGACAAGGACCAGCCCAGGGTTCATGTTGTCCCTGCATTTAGTCCTTACTATGCTCCTCAAGCAGAGGTACTGGCTtatgtatattattataaaaaaaaaattctcctcTAACATTCTTAATTGAGCATTcagtatttttgtttttttccattAGACAGCCAATGCCGTCCCAGTTCTATGCGTAGCGAGAAATGTTGCATGCAATGTCAGAGGTTGTTTTTTCAAGTAAGTTATATCATCAAAAGTATTTTATTAGCTCAAATATCCTTCACTCTATGCCTTTAATTTATTGTCCCTGTGCCTAGAGAATTTGATGAGAACTTTATACAAAGAATTGCTGAAATCTTCTTTGAAGATGAGGTTGTAAATTTACCTCACCCTCCGGTTGTGAGCAGCTACTTGATGTCTGAGGTATTGGATTGGAATAGATGTGATTCTTAATTCATTGATGATTATTTGTCACCTGTGAATATGTATTATCATTTTGACATTGTAGATGCTTGTTTATCTGTTGGTTTAATATTGGCTAATCTACTGGATGACAGGAGGCGCCGAATGGTAATGGTAATGCTTATGTCCCCGTCAGTGAAGGAATGGGCGGCACAGAGTTTGAACGGAGGTTAAACCAACCTGTAAGTACATGTTTGTTTCAACGTTGACAATGGACATTCACAGGAAAAATTATGTTTCCACTCTAAATGGAATTTGAAATTTTCTTTggtttatttgagttttttttagcTAATTAGGTTTGGCCTCAAACATTGGTTAACATGGAAGTAATAGGGCTGTTGCTTTTTCCGTCTAAGAGAtttcacatgcagttttactcTGTAACCTTTATACGATATTATAAAACTACCTTTTCCATAATTACACATTCAAAAGTACTTTTGTTTGTAATATCCAAACAAATTTTGTCAAAAGTACATTTTTAAAAAGGTACCCATACATAAATCATGCCATTGCAAAGACGCTTTTTGCAAAATGTGGTGTAATCAAGCTTAAGTTTGTAAACTTTCATTCAAACATACTCTTAAGTTTCCATGTTTCTTAAAGTGTTACTTGCAATCTCTGTTATAGCAACATTTTCTCAAACTTTCTTGCAAATCTTGGTGGGGTATTTCTTATAGTGTGTATGTGATGAGTTTTCAGGCCTGTAGTACTTTATATGTGCACTGAACTTTTGTAGATAGTACAATAATCTTGgtattttttatatgttattctTTTCAGGATGATAAGGTTTCTGCTGATTTAGTCAGTCGACCCATGGCAAACAGTGCTGATTTCAGACATGAAAACTCTCAGCCAACTGCTGGCATGATTCCAAATGTCACAGGCCACAGATCTTCAAGGCCCATAATTCCTTCTCAGAGTATTGgacatttttttatgttgtttgggtTTCTATATTGTGGTTTTCAAAATTTATGCTATCTTTTAATATTATCTTTCCCAACCTTGTCTCAGAACCTAGTCTGCTGGGACCTCCAGTCAAACATTGTGGCAATTTTATTGATCGTGAATATGACATGAAAAAAGGACTATTGACTATGAGGCATGATATAAGATGTCAAAGTTCAGCTGAACCTCCTCTGATATTGAGGCCACCCGTTCCAGTATACTGTGTAGTCACCTGACTGGTATACACCCTTTTTTAATGAGGTTGAGACCTTAGAGGCACCATTTGCTAACTGGGTTTCACAGTCTGGTGCTTTTCAAAAATAGGACAGAACATAAGTATAGTTTTGTTTCACAGTCTGGtgcttttaaaaaatagaacaaaactGGATGTCAGTTTAAGAAAATGGTACATGTTAATTCCACTAAAGGGGGTGAAACCAAGGAAAACAAACCATTGAGTTCCATTTTGTCCGCCAATCAAATACTGAAAGATTGATCTGGGCTTAAGCAATACTGTGCTTCAAAGTTCTGTTAAATGAATAGATTCCATATGTTTTTGCACATATTGATGTTGATGTATATGGTCGATTGTTTGAGGAGTGTTGAATTTTGTGCATTTATATGACAGCTTCCCCCGCTCCCATGGTCCCATTCTTAATTTCATGcagttttaaaattttagttcATCTTACTGAattttccaatcttttctctaTCTGATTTCAAGAGCTGGTGAAGTGCAGATAATTTGTACAAGCTTGTTTTTAAAATTCTCATTAGCACTATATTTTCTTCTGCTGTTTATAATCATTGATGTTTTGTTATGGACCAAACTATTTGCAGAGGATGCAATATCTCCGAATCACGCGTCTTCTAATGGCAGAGATTTACAAAATGAAGTTGGAAAATTGAACTTTATACCATCTCTATCTATTAGAATGCTGCTAGAAATTGGGAGGCGGTTGTCCAAAAAGGTATGCATGATTTTTGCACTCAAGTGAGCATTTCtttcctatatttttttttttatgaaatgtaTTTTTATGTATTCCTTTTAATAGGTTGAATTTAGGTCAGTTGTAAGCACCAGCAAAGACTTGCAATTTTCAGTGGAGGTATGTGAAaattctgttttattttttaacgaTTATATACTAGTGTAGTTTTTACATGTGGTCGACGTCGTTATTTACTTGGCCCCATTTAGTATTTGTTATATTATATAAGATGGATTAGCTGATTAGTGGTATTTGATctgtaagaatttttttatgtgGTATTTTGTAGATTAATGATTATCAAGATCTAATATTTATTGACCTGCATGATAGTGGTCAGATTAGATGATCTGTTTTCCATTTGGC
It contains:
- the LOC123911161 gene encoding RNA polymerase II C-terminal domain phosphatase-like 2 isoform X1, with product MNRLGFKTEVFEGDVRLGELDYFPVTAFQNFRFPNNEIRIHHRTYRSERCPPLSILQSISAFNVRCKLDSSLSVEQPLLINLHASCFHEMKTAVAVVGDEELHLVAMPSKRKKFPCFWCYAVPVGLYDACMGMLNLRCLSIVFDLDETLIVANTMKSFEDRIEALRCWLLRESDPLRVQGMSGELKRYLEDRLLLKQFIEMDSVVDSNGKLYQVQMEEVPSLSEQKVLRPVVRLQDRNIVLTRINPEIRDTSVLVKLRPAWEDLRCYLTAKGRKRFEVYVCTMAERDYALEMWRLLDPGAHLIGSKQVFDRVICVKSGSRKSLLNVFHDGMCHPKMAMVIDDRSKVWEDKDQPRVHVVPAFSPYYAPQAETANAVPVLCVARNVACNVRGCFFKEFDENFIQRIAEIFFEDEVVNLPHPPVVSSYLMSEEAPNGNGNAYVPVSEGMGGTEFERRLNQPDDKVSADLVSRPMANSADFRHENSQPTAGMIPNVTGHRSSRPIIPSQKDAISPNHASSNGRDLQNEVGKLNFIPSLSIRMLLEIGRRLSKKVEFRSVVSTSKDLQFSVEVLYTDEKIGFGMGRTRRDAQQLAAENALRSLAEKYVTNMEPLCKAVNRELDDLSLEHENGFLWDEVNPESSELQTEDGLQRESASEASDAETRPLKSNPVNQQNEKRSFPRTPQPVSSKRLKE
- the LOC123911161 gene encoding RNA polymerase II C-terminal domain phosphatase-like 2 isoform X2, translated to MNRLGFKTEVFEGDVRLGELDYFPVTAFQNFRFPNNEIRIHHRTYRSERCPPLSILQSISAFNVRCKLDSSLSVEQPLLINLHASCFHEMKTAVAVVGDEELHLVAMPSKRKKFPCFWCYAVPVGLYDACMGMLNLRCLSIVFDLDETLIVANTMKSFEDRIEALRCWLLRESDPLRVQGMSGELKRYLEDRLLLKQFIEMDSVVDSNGKLYQVQMEEVPSLSEQKVLRPVVRLQDRNIVLTRINPEIRDTSVLVKLRPAWEDLRCYLTAKGRKRFEVYVCTMAERDYALEMWRLLDPGAHLIGSKQVFDRVICVKSGSRKSLLNVFHDGMCHPKMAMVIDDRSKVWEDKDQPRVHVVPAFSPYYAPQAETANAVPVLCVARNVACNVRGCFFKEFDENFIQRIAEIFFEDEVVNLPHPPVVSSYLMSEEAPNGNGNAYVPVSEGMGGTEFERRLNQPDDKVSADLVSRPMANSADFRHENSQPTAGMIPNVTGHRSSRPIIPSQKPSLLGPPVKHCGNFIDREYDMKKGLLTMRHDIRCQSSAEPPLILRPPVPVYCVVT